The DNA sequence TTGCGGCATGGCCTGGCCCAGCACTATAACTTTCCCGGCAGTGGGCTTGACCGCGCCCACCAGGGCCTTGATCAGGGTTGATTTCCCCGAACCGTTCGGCCCTAATAACCCGTAAATCTGTCCCGGGTCGACGGTCAGGTCTATCCCCTGCAAGGCCTTCACCGGGCCATAGTTTTTAACCAGACCTGAAATCGATATTGTCGGTGGCATAGGTCATCATGTTGAAATTTATCCGTTTCTCATTACTTGTTTCCCGTTTTAACGAGCAATCCCGCCTTTAGCAGGGTCCGCAATACAAAAAAACCGGCGATGATTTAGATGAGATATGCTATAATAGGATTAACAGGAAAGACAAGATAAATTTAAGCTAAGCTTGTCCCCGGAGAAGAAGTTTTTGCTAAAATTCGAGCGGGGAATCCCTCTTCCTGGTAACATCCCGGACAAGGCGTAGAGTCTTTGTTACATAAGACAGAGAGATTAAATGTGATATTAATTAAGGATGAAAAGCAGGCCCTGCTGGAGGTTATTCAAAAAATGACCCATTTCTACTGGGGGCCTACCCTTGAACAATGCGAGGATATGTTGCAAGTCTCCTTTTGGTTTCCCATGGAAAAGGTGCTGCCCCTATTGGATGCCCCTTCAACCGAAATCTATAAGAAAATAGTGACTACTTTAAATAATTTCCCCCATGCCCGAGCCCTTTTCGACTGCCTGGAGGAAGAGTACGTTCGCCTTTTCATCAGTGACCGTCAAGGGATCCGGGCACCGCTTTATGCCTCCTGTTACGTCACGGAAGAACCCGGTGAAAGGTCTCCATTGATGGGAGAGCCTGCCCAGGCAATGAAAGAACGGTTTGAATCCAAAGAATTGTCTCTGGCAGACGATGTCGGGGAACCGCCGGATCACCTGTCCATTGAATTGGAATATCTCTATTTTTTGCTGGAAAAGGGCTGGGTGGAGGATGAAGCCCCCCTTTTGAAGGAGGCCGGGCAGTTCGCCTCAGAAATCATGCTGCCCTGGGTCGGGCAGTTGCAGCAGAGGCTGGAGGCCATAGAAACCGAAAACCAATTTTATCCTCTCATCACCACCCTCTTATCGGCTTTCCTTAAAATGATCGGAGAAATAAAAGAAGGGGTTTAAAAAGTCCCAACCTTCTGCGGTTTTGAAGGCGGGGACTCCCTGTCCCCGATAAGGAAGAGCAGGGAGTCATCGGGTTTCAACTTCTTAAACGAGATCTAATTGACCTTGATGATTTTATAGGATCCATCTCTATTGAAAGACACCTCGGCATCCAGGTAAAAAACATTCTTTATATCCTGCCTTACGTCCTTCAACATGAAATAGGCCTCTCCGCTTCGGGCCCCTGTGGAACAGACAAAAACGACCGGTTTACTTAAATCGAGTGTTTTTAACTTTTTTTCCAGCTCGCCTATAGGGATATTGACCGCCGTTTTGAAAGTCCCCGTTGAATATTCTGCAGTGCTTCTGACATCGATCAGGAACATTTCGGCGGGTTTTTCATTCAACATTTTTTCAAAAGAGGTTACCTCAATCGTCCCTTCTCCCTTTCCCGGTTTGATTTTGTCTGCGACAGGGGAAAAGGTTTTTTCCCA is a window from the Deltaproteobacteria bacterium genome containing:
- a CDS encoding molecular chaperone TorD family protein, giving the protein MTHFYWGPTLEQCEDMLQVSFWFPMEKVLPLLDAPSTEIYKKIVTTLNNFPHARALFDCLEEEYVRLFISDRQGIRAPLYASCYVTEEPGERSPLMGEPAQAMKERFESKELSLADDVGEPPDHLSIELEYLYFLLEKGWVEDEAPLLKEAGQFASEIMLPWVGQLQQRLEAIETENQFYPLITTLLSAFLKMIGEIKEGV